In the genome of Gemmatimonadota bacterium, one region contains:
- a CDS encoding aldolase/citrate lyase family protein, with product MPSVNRAVELLKRGQPIYYGGAGELSYEKGVEASGRWEDYLVVEMEHGLFDLPSLKAFMTGLVDAGPTSGGHLTPCIIVTLPTNGTSEAVMRANAWMVKQLLTLGVHGMLLCHAETPGAVRAFVEAARYPFQTQSVGAGLEVGQRGSGGQGFAAGAWGLAVQDYVQKADVWPLNPHGELMLGLKIENQRALANVEESLRVPGIAFAEWGPGDMGMSFGYPDGHDPPYPPEMIAARAAVLKASKANGVAFLNGVTPDNVTDMIDEGVMVANASREAAEIGKRHTGR from the coding sequence ATGCCCAGCGTAAACCGTGCCGTGGAACTGCTCAAGCGGGGCCAGCCCATTTACTACGGCGGCGCCGGCGAACTGAGTTACGAAAAGGGCGTCGAAGCCTCCGGGCGATGGGAGGACTACCTGGTCGTCGAGATGGAGCACGGCCTCTTCGACCTGCCGAGTCTCAAGGCTTTCATGACCGGCCTGGTGGATGCGGGGCCCACGTCCGGCGGACACCTGACGCCCTGCATCATCGTCACGCTGCCCACGAACGGCACCAGCGAGGCGGTCATGCGGGCGAACGCCTGGATGGTCAAGCAACTCCTGACCCTGGGCGTGCACGGGATGCTGCTTTGCCACGCGGAGACGCCGGGCGCGGTGCGAGCCTTCGTGGAAGCCGCCCGGTATCCCTTCCAGACCCAGAGCGTGGGAGCCGGACTCGAAGTGGGGCAGCGCGGGTCGGGGGGCCAGGGCTTCGCGGCCGGCGCGTGGGGACTCGCCGTCCAGGACTACGTGCAGAAGGCCGACGTCTGGCCTCTGAACCCGCATGGGGAGTTGATGCTCGGCCTCAAGATCGAAAACCAGCGTGCCCTGGCCAATGTGGAAGAAAGCCTGCGCGTGCCCGGCATCGCCTTCGCCGAATGGGGGCCGGGCGACATGGGGATGTCCTTCGGATACCCGGACGGCCACGATCCACCCTATCCGCCCGAGATGATCGCCGCGCGGGCCGCCGTGCTGAAGGCCTCCAAGGCCAACGGCGTCGCCTTCCTGAACGGGGTGACGCCTGACAACGTGACCGACATGATCGACGAGGGCGTGATGGTCGCCAACGCGTCCCGGGAGGCGGCCGAAATCGGAAAACGCCATACCGGAAGGTAA